From one Phocaeicola salanitronis DSM 18170 genomic stretch:
- a CDS encoding tagaturonate reductase: MKPLNKETANKTIRPERIIQFGEGNFLRAFVDWIIYNMDQKTDFNSSVVIVQPLANGMIDKLNAQDCLYHVNLQGLDKGQVVNSLTMIDVVSRALNPYSQNDEFMKLAEQPEMRFVISNTTEAGIAFDPACKLEDAPAASYPGKLTQLLYHRFKTFNGDMSKGLIIFPCELIFLNGHKLKETIYQYIDLWNLGEDFKNWFEKACGVYATLVDRIVPGFPRKEIDAIKEKLQYDDNMVVQGEIFHLWVIEAPQEVAKEFPADKAGLNVLFVPSEAPYHERKVTLLNGPHTVLSPVAYLSGVNIVRDACQHPVIGKFIHKVMFDELMETLNLPKAELEQFAHDVLERFNNPFVDHQVTSIMLNSFPKYQTRDLPGLKVYLERKGELPKGLVLGLAAIITYYKGGVREDGAEIVPNDAPEIMDLLKQLWATGDTQKIAEGVLAAQSIWGEDLNQIPGLTAAVKADLDSIQEKGMLETVKSIL; this comes from the coding sequence ATGAAACCATTAAACAAAGAAACAGCAAACAAGACAATCCGTCCTGAGAGAATCATTCAATTTGGTGAAGGTAACTTCTTACGCGCATTTGTAGATTGGATTATCTACAACATGGACCAGAAGACCGATTTTAACAGCAGTGTAGTAATCGTCCAGCCTTTGGCAAACGGTATGATAGACAAGCTTAATGCACAAGATTGTCTGTACCATGTTAATTTGCAAGGGCTTGACAAAGGGCAAGTGGTGAACAGCCTTACAATGATTGATGTAGTAAGCCGTGCCTTGAATCCGTATTCACAGAATGATGAATTCATGAAATTGGCAGAGCAGCCGGAAATGCGTTTTGTCATTTCAAACACAACGGAAGCCGGCATCGCTTTTGACCCGGCTTGCAAATTAGAAGATGCTCCTGCTGCTTCTTATCCGGGCAAACTGACCCAATTGCTGTATCATCGTTTCAAGACATTCAACGGTGATATGTCAAAAGGTTTGATTATTTTCCCGTGCGAATTGATTTTCTTGAACGGACATAAGTTGAAGGAAACAATATATCAGTACATCGATTTGTGGAACTTGGGCGAGGATTTCAAGAATTGGTTCGAAAAAGCCTGCGGTGTATATGCTACTTTGGTAGACCGTATCGTTCCGGGATTCCCGCGCAAGGAAATTGATGCCATTAAGGAAAAACTTCAATACGACGACAACATGGTCGTTCAGGGAGAAATTTTCCATTTGTGGGTAATCGAGGCACCGCAAGAAGTGGCAAAAGAATTCCCTGCAGACAAGGCAGGCCTGAATGTATTGTTCGTTCCGTCTGAAGCTCCGTATCATGAAAGAAAAGTTACGTTGCTGAACGGTCCGCATACCGTATTGTCGCCGGTTGCATATCTGTCGGGAGTGAACATTGTCCGCGATGCTTGCCAGCATCCGGTTATCGGCAAGTTCATCCACAAGGTGATGTTTGACGAACTGATGGAAACCTTGAATTTGCCGAAGGCTGAATTGGAACAATTCGCTCATGATGTATTGGAACGCTTCAACAATCCGTTCGTTGACCATCAAGTGACTTCTATCATGCTGAACTCATTCCCGAAATACCAGACCCGTGACCTGCCCGGCTTGAAGGTATATCTGGAACGTAAGGGTGAACTTCCGAAAGGCTTGGTATTGGGATTGGCCGCTATCATTACTTATTATAAGGGCGGCGTACGCGAAGACGGTGCTGAAATCGTTCCGAATGACGCTCCGGAAATCATGGATTTGCTGAAACAGTTGTGGGCTACAGGTGATACGCAGAAGATTGCAGAAGGCGTATTGGCGGCACAGTCTATTTGGGGCGAAGATTTGAATCAGATTCCGGGATTGACCGCAGCCGTAAAAGCTGATTTGGACAGCATTCAGGAAAAAGGCATGCTGGAAACTGTAAAGTCAATTTTGTAA
- the uxaC gene encoding glucuronate isomerase yields the protein MKKFMDENFLLKTETAQELYHNHAAKMPIIDYHCHLIPKMVADDYQFKSITEIWLGGDHYKWRAMRSNGVDERYCTGKDTTDWEKFEKWAETVPYTFRNPLYHWTHLELKTAFGIDKILNPSTAREIFEECNAKLATPEYSARNLMRRYHVETVCTTDDPVDSLEYHIATRESGFEIKMLPAWRPDKAMAVESAANYRAYIEKLAEVSGVNISSFDDMIDALRKRHAFFAEQGCRLSDHGIEEFYAEDYTDAEIRAIFNKVYGGTELTKEEILKFKSAMLVIFAEMDWETGWAQQYHYGAIRDNNSKMFKLLGPDTGFDSIGEFNTAKSMSKFLDRLNSEGKLTKTILYNLNPCANEVVATMLGNFQDGSVPGKIQFGSGWWFLDQKDGMEKQMNALSLLGLLSRFVGMLTDSRSFLSYPRHEYFRRTLCNLLGNDVENGELPESEMPRIQQMVEDICYNNAKNYFNF from the coding sequence ATGAAAAAATTTATGGATGAAAACTTCCTGTTGAAAACAGAGACAGCACAGGAATTGTACCACAATCATGCAGCAAAAATGCCTATTATCGATTACCATTGCCACTTGATTCCGAAAATGGTAGCCGATGATTATCAATTCAAGTCAATCACAGAAATCTGGCTGGGCGGTGACCACTATAAATGGCGTGCTATGCGTAGCAACGGTGTAGACGAACGCTATTGTACCGGAAAAGACACCACAGATTGGGAAAAATTCGAGAAGTGGGCAGAAACAGTTCCTTACACATTCCGTAACCCCTTGTATCATTGGACTCACCTGGAACTGAAAACCGCTTTCGGTATCGATAAAATCCTGAACCCCTCTACCGCACGTGAAATATTCGAAGAATGTAATGCCAAATTGGCTACTCCTGAATACTCTGCACGCAACTTGATGCGCCGCTACCACGTAGAGACCGTATGTACGACAGACGACCCCGTAGATTCTTTGGAATATCATATCGCAACACGCGAAAGCGGCTTCGAAATCAAGATGCTTCCGGCTTGGCGTCCCGATAAGGCCATGGCTGTAGAATCTGCAGCCAACTATCGTGCTTACATCGAAAAACTGGCGGAAGTGAGCGGCGTAAACATTTCTTCGTTCGATGACATGATTGACGCTTTGCGCAAACGTCACGCATTCTTTGCAGAACAAGGATGTAGATTGTCAGACCACGGAATCGAAGAATTCTATGCTGAAGACTATACAGATGCTGAAATCCGTGCGATATTCAATAAAGTGTACGGCGGCACGGAATTGACGAAAGAAGAAATCCTGAAGTTCAAGTCGGCTATGTTGGTTATCTTTGCCGAAATGGACTGGGAAACCGGTTGGGCGCAACAATATCACTACGGAGCTATCCGCGACAATAACAGCAAGATGTTCAAGTTATTGGGACCGGATACCGGTTTTGACTCTATCGGTGAATTCAACACAGCCAAATCAATGTCGAAATTCCTCGACCGCCTGAACTCTGAAGGCAAACTGACTAAAACCATCCTGTACAACCTGAATCCATGCGCGAATGAAGTAGTTGCTACCATGCTGGGCAACTTCCAGGACGGTTCGGTACCGGGCAAGATTCAGTTCGGTTCCGGCTGGTGGTTCCTCGATCAGAAAGACGGTATGGAAAAGCAGATGAACGCGCTTTCACTGCTGGGCTTGTTGAGCCGCTTTGTAGGTATGCTTACAGACTCACGTTCATTCCTGTCTTATCCGCGTCATGAATACTTCCGCCGCACATTATGTAATTTGTTAGGCAATGATGTTGAAAACGGAGAACTCCCGGAATCAGAAATGCCGCGCATCCAGCAAATGGTAGAAGATATTTGCTATAACAACGCAAAGAATTATTTCAATTTCTAA
- a CDS encoding MBL fold metallo-hydrolase codes for MKIRFMSLGSGSSGNCYYLATDTYSILIDAGVGIRSIKKTFKDYNLNIQELKAILITHDHADHIKAVGNLAKKYNIPVYTTQEIHKGMQRSYCMTEKLSAEHTCLLYKETPIQLGDFNVTCFEVPHDGTDNVGYFIEADNKTFAFLTDMGHITPTAATYISRANYLILEANYDDEMLQMGPYPPHLKVRIAGANGHMSNRDTAQFLAEHFPPDLKYLWLCHLSKDNNHPELAYKTVELALKERNIIAGRDVQVIPLKRTLPSELYCFE; via the coding sequence ATGAAAATACGATTTATGAGTTTGGGAAGCGGAAGCAGTGGGAACTGCTATTATCTCGCTACTGATACATACAGCATATTGATAGACGCAGGCGTAGGCATCCGGAGCATCAAAAAAACATTTAAAGACTATAATTTAAACATTCAAGAACTAAAAGCCATTCTTATCACACACGACCACGCAGACCATATCAAAGCTGTAGGGAACCTGGCAAAAAAATATAATATCCCAGTCTACACGACCCAAGAGATACACAAAGGCATGCAACGCAGCTATTGCATGACGGAAAAACTGAGTGCCGAACACACTTGCCTGCTATACAAGGAAACTCCCATACAGCTTGGAGATTTCAATGTCACATGTTTCGAAGTGCCCCATGACGGTACTGACAATGTAGGCTATTTCATCGAAGCAGACAACAAGACGTTCGCTTTCCTTACCGACATGGGGCATATCACCCCTACTGCCGCCACTTACATATCACGTGCCAACTACTTGATTTTAGAGGCGAATTACGATGACGAAATGCTGCAAATGGGGCCTTATCCTCCTCACTTAAAAGTCCGCATTGCCGGCGCTAACGGGCACATGAGCAACCGGGATACGGCGCAATTCCTCGCCGAACACTTCCCGCCTGACTTGAAGTATCTTTGGTTGTGCCATCTGAGCAAAGACAATAACCATCCGGAACTGGCGTACAAGACGGTTGAACTGGCATTAAAAGAACGAAACATTATTGCCGGACGCGATGTACAGGTCATTCCCTTAAAACGTACCTTGCCTTCTGAATTATATTGCTTTGAATAA
- the tnpC gene encoding IS66 family transposase, whose protein sequence is MDEKAILLKTIEGLNASIASLSATNKKQAEQNEKLQARIKELTAQVAWLNRQLFGRKSEKLRAYDPNIPDLFADEFAGLQHQAEEKRDEAVGKIEKESAEVRKQNRQNRKMIEDLPVLETETIEPTGVDLSLYRRIGEEITKVVKHKPGMLYVKEIIRPKYALKDSTMLPPAGQKGVEIAPMPLMPVDKCIADTSLLAEILLQKYEYHVPFYRQIRQYRHLGLKGLTESTLDGWFKKTVELLKPLYESLKKEVFSCDYVQADETTIPVINRGKHKAEKEYLWMVRSVMEKLVIFHYDMGSRAGSVIESLASQYRFKGYLQCDGFAGYETAFKTNPDVRLVNCMAHIRRDFEHALGENKKEAEYGLAQIQYMYRIEHCCDKAGLSFDGRKAKRRELTRPIMEAMKTWMETEGIKYSPQSLIGKAVSYAYTRWDNMMRCLEDGRLLLDNNLAENAIRPIALGRKNYLFCGNHEAAVNMSVICSLLATCKAHDVNPRDYLKDIIAQMPYHKKSADEELLNLLPHKWKLQHPESLLTKQTVESAN, encoded by the coding sequence ATGGATGAAAAAGCTATATTACTCAAGACGATAGAAGGGCTGAATGCCTCTATTGCTTCATTGTCTGCCACTAATAAAAAACAGGCTGAGCAGAATGAAAAACTGCAGGCGCGCATCAAGGAGCTGACGGCTCAGGTCGCATGGCTGAACCGTCAGCTCTTTGGGCGTAAATCGGAGAAGCTTCGCGCATATGACCCTAATATCCCCGATCTTTTTGCAGACGAGTTTGCCGGACTCCAACATCAGGCGGAAGAAAAGCGCGACGAAGCCGTTGGGAAGATTGAAAAGGAATCGGCGGAAGTACGGAAGCAGAATCGTCAGAACCGAAAAATGATAGAGGACTTACCCGTACTGGAGACCGAGACAATAGAACCGACAGGTGTTGACCTGTCTTTATACCGTAGAATAGGCGAAGAGATAACAAAAGTCGTCAAACACAAGCCGGGCATGCTTTACGTCAAGGAAATCATCCGTCCCAAATATGCACTCAAGGACAGCACCATGCTTCCTCCGGCTGGACAGAAAGGAGTGGAGATTGCCCCCATGCCGCTGATGCCTGTTGACAAGTGCATCGCTGATACCAGCCTGCTTGCCGAGATACTGCTTCAGAAGTATGAATACCACGTCCCGTTCTACCGTCAGATACGGCAATACAGGCATCTCGGGCTGAAAGGCCTTACGGAAAGCACGCTGGACGGATGGTTCAAGAAGACGGTAGAACTGCTGAAGCCCCTGTATGAGTCGCTTAAGAAAGAGGTCTTCTCTTGCGACTATGTGCAGGCGGACGAGACCACCATCCCGGTCATCAACAGAGGAAAGCACAAGGCGGAAAAGGAATACCTCTGGATGGTCAGGTCTGTCATGGAAAAACTGGTCATCTTCCATTATGACATGGGATCCCGGGCCGGATCAGTCATCGAATCACTGGCAAGCCAATACCGCTTCAAAGGATACCTTCAATGCGACGGTTTTGCAGGCTATGAGACAGCCTTCAAGACCAACCCCGACGTGCGGCTGGTCAATTGCATGGCGCATATCCGCCGTGATTTTGAGCATGCCTTGGGTGAAAACAAAAAGGAAGCCGAATATGGGCTGGCCCAGATACAGTACATGTACAGGATTGAGCACTGCTGCGATAAGGCGGGCTTGTCGTTCGACGGACGCAAAGCGAAACGCCGGGAACTGACACGCCCAATCATGGAGGCCATGAAGACGTGGATGGAAACGGAAGGCATCAAATACAGTCCCCAATCGCTAATCGGCAAAGCTGTCTCGTATGCCTATACCCGATGGGACAACATGATGAGATGCCTGGAGGACGGACGCCTGCTTTTGGACAACAACCTGGCGGAAAATGCCATCCGGCCAATTGCTTTGGGGCGCAAGAACTATCTCTTCTGCGGTAATCACGAGGCTGCCGTTAACATGTCTGTAATCTGTTCCCTGCTGGCCACCTGCAAGGCACACGATGTGAACCCAAGGGATTACCTGAAGGATATCATTGCCCAAATGCCGTATCATAAGAAGTCCGCTGATGAGGAACTGCTTAACCTTCTTCCGCACAAATGGAAACTGCAACATCCGGAGAGCCTGTTGACCAAACAAACTGTAGAATCCGCCAACTAA
- the tnpB gene encoding IS66 family insertion sequence element accessory protein TnpB (TnpB, as the term is used for proteins encoded by IS66 family insertion elements, is considered an accessory protein, since TnpC, encoded by a neighboring gene, is a DDE family transposase.), which translates to MFNLNDTMRYFLCPGRTDMRKGISSLCGVVHEKMKSEVKNGDVFIFIGSNRRLMKLLHAEDGGMVMYVKRLEAGRFKLPEYDPESDSYPMEWRDLVMMVEGIQESPGQRLRRLRAERKEYHV; encoded by the coding sequence ATGTTTAACTTGAACGACACGATGCGCTACTTCCTGTGTCCCGGCAGGACGGACATGCGCAAGGGCATCAGTTCGCTGTGCGGGGTGGTGCATGAAAAGATGAAAAGTGAGGTGAAGAACGGCGATGTCTTCATCTTCATCGGCTCCAACCGCAGGCTTATGAAGCTGCTTCATGCGGAAGACGGCGGCATGGTGATGTACGTCAAACGGCTGGAGGCCGGACGCTTCAAACTGCCGGAATACGACCCGGAATCAGACAGTTATCCCATGGAATGGCGTGACCTGGTAATGATGGTCGAGGGCATTCAGGAAAGCCCGGGGCAGAGGCTCCGGCGGCTCAGGGCAGAGCGTAAGGAGTACCATGTATGA
- the tnpA gene encoding IS66 family insertion sequence element accessory protein TnpA produces MNRTGFEELEMQVQQSGLSLKSYLRQIGVSYSTYHYWQKKYSAEKDSIKQELAPINIKRPTAELSLDEQAPYGVSLLFPNGLRAHFGSGSEKLLMEVLNQSLQEGHV; encoded by the coding sequence ATGAACAGAACTGGATTTGAAGAATTAGAAATGCAGGTGCAACAAAGCGGCCTGTCATTGAAGTCGTACCTACGACAGATAGGAGTGAGTTATTCCACCTATCACTATTGGCAAAAGAAATACTCTGCCGAGAAAGACAGTATCAAACAAGAGCTGGCTCCGATCAATATCAAACGGCCAACAGCAGAATTGTCCTTGGATGAACAGGCTCCTTACGGCGTGTCCTTGTTGTTTCCCAACGGGCTCCGTGCCCACTTTGGAAGCGGCTCAGAGAAGCTGTTGATGGAAGTGTTGAACCAAAGTCTGCAGGAGGGCCATGTTTAA
- a CDS encoding alpha-L-arabinofuranosidase C-terminal domain-containing protein: MNKLTVLSLALATCCYSGLSAQETNHFVVKANKLGAEIQPTMYGHFFEDINYGADGGLYAELVKNRSFEFPNRLQGWKTFGKVSVQEDGPFDKNPHYVRLSSPGHAHKRTGLENEGFFGIGLKANEKYRFSVWAKGNAQKILVELIDPYSMGETQVLASGKIEINSSEWKKYELVLTSPVTLEEGHLRIFLASEGNVDLEHVSLFPVDTWKGRENGLRKDLVQALADTKPGVFRFPGGCIVEGTEIEDRYQWKNSVGPVENRPLNSNRWEYTFQHRYYPDYHQTYGMGFYELFLLSEDMGAEPLPIVNVGLACQYQNNDPKAHVPVDQLDSYIQDALDLIEFANGDESTQWGKLRAEMGHPAPFNLKFIGVGNEQWGPEYPERLKYFVDAIRKAYPDMKIIGSSGPNSEGKDFDYLWPEMKKLKVDLVDEHFYRPEDWFLKSGNRYDNYDRKGPKVFAGEYACHGKGKKWNHFHASLLEAAFLTGVERNADVVYMATYAPLLAHVKGWQWRPDLIWFDNLRSVRSCSWHVQNLYGHNKGTQVVPLLMDGKVVSGQADQNGLFASAVWDEPTKTYIVKVVNVSDKAQPVSIEFDGLKKKKLAGQATCITLHSDDPDAENTLDNPDMIVPQESQVAVDGETMQTEVGAQTFAVYRIAVQ; encoded by the coding sequence ATGAATAAACTAACTGTATTAAGTCTGGCTTTGGCAACTTGTTGCTATTCAGGGCTATCGGCGCAAGAGACCAATCACTTTGTCGTAAAAGCGAATAAATTGGGGGCAGAGATACAGCCTACGATGTATGGGCACTTCTTTGAGGATATTAATTATGGAGCCGACGGAGGGTTGTATGCCGAATTGGTTAAGAACCGTTCGTTTGAGTTCCCCAATCGTTTGCAAGGATGGAAAACATTCGGAAAGGTTTCTGTACAGGAAGACGGACCGTTTGATAAAAATCCGCATTACGTGCGTTTGTCATCGCCCGGACATGCGCATAAGCGCACCGGCTTAGAGAATGAAGGCTTTTTCGGAATAGGTTTGAAAGCCAATGAAAAATACCGTTTCAGTGTTTGGGCTAAAGGAAATGCGCAGAAGATATTGGTTGAATTGATTGACCCTTATTCGATGGGGGAAACGCAAGTGTTGGCTTCGGGTAAAATTGAAATCAATTCGAGCGAATGGAAGAAATATGAATTGGTGCTTACATCTCCGGTGACTTTGGAAGAAGGTCATTTGCGTATATTCCTGGCATCGGAAGGGAACGTAGATTTGGAGCATGTTTCTCTTTTCCCGGTTGATACATGGAAAGGCCGTGAAAATGGCTTGCGTAAGGATTTGGTACAGGCATTGGCAGATACCAAACCGGGTGTATTCCGTTTCCCGGGCGGGTGTATTGTAGAAGGAACAGAAATCGAAGACCGTTACCAATGGAAAAACTCGGTCGGCCCGGTTGAAAACCGTCCCTTGAACTCAAACCGCTGGGAATATACGTTCCAACATCGTTATTATCCTGATTATCATCAGACCTACGGCATGGGTTTCTACGAACTGTTCTTGCTTTCGGAAGATATGGGCGCAGAACCGCTTCCGATTGTCAATGTGGGTTTGGCTTGCCAGTATCAGAACAATGACCCCAAAGCGCATGTTCCGGTAGACCAATTGGACAGTTATATCCAAGATGCGCTCGACCTTATCGAGTTCGCCAATGGGGATGAATCGACCCAATGGGGAAAGTTGCGTGCGGAGATGGGACATCCGGCACCGTTTAATCTGAAATTCATAGGCGTAGGCAATGAGCAATGGGGACCTGAATATCCTGAGCGTTTGAAATATTTTGTAGACGCTATCCGTAAGGCATATCCGGATATGAAGATTATCGGTTCGTCTGGCCCTAACTCGGAAGGTAAAGATTTTGATTATCTGTGGCCTGAAATGAAAAAGTTGAAAGTGGATTTGGTAGACGAGCATTTCTATCGTCCGGAAGACTGGTTCTTGAAATCGGGTAACCGTTATGATAATTATGACCGTAAAGGACCGAAAGTATTTGCAGGTGAATATGCATGTCACGGTAAAGGGAAAAAATGGAACCATTTCCATGCATCCTTGCTTGAAGCTGCCTTCCTGACCGGAGTAGAGCGGAATGCGGATGTGGTGTACATGGCTACATACGCTCCCTTGCTGGCTCATGTAAAGGGTTGGCAATGGCGTCCGGACTTGATTTGGTTTGATAATTTGCGTAGCGTACGTTCATGCAGCTGGCATGTCCAGAATTTGTATGGGCACAATAAAGGAACGCAGGTAGTGCCTTTGCTGATGGACGGAAAAGTTGTAAGCGGGCAAGCGGATCAGAATGGCTTGTTTGCCAGCGCGGTATGGGATGAACCGACAAAGACTTATATTGTCAAAGTGGTGAATGTGTCGGATAAAGCACAGCCGGTCAGCATTGAGTTTGATGGATTGAAGAAAAAGAAACTGGCAGGACAAGCCACTTGCATTACGCTTCATTCGGATGACCCTGACGCAGAGAATACGTTGGATAATCCGGACATGATTGTTCCTCAGGAAAGCCAAGTAGCGGTAGATGGAGAAACAATGCAGACAGAAGTCGGTGCACAGACTTTTGCCGTTTATCGGATTGCCGTGCAATAA
- a CDS encoding alpha-N-arabinofuranosidase, which yields MKNRFFIAGLMLSANLTLFAQQQAVVTIHTDQAEQIIPKEIYGQFAEHLGTCIYGGLWVGEDSSIPNTNGYRNDVLEALKKLKVPVLRWPGGCFADEYHWMDGIGPKENRPKMVNNNWGGTVEDNSFGTHEFLNLCEMLGCEPYISGNVGSGSVEEMAKWVEYMTSEQGSPMAKLRKENGREKPWKVKYFGVGNESWGCGGSMLPEYYSDLYRRYSTYCRNYNGNVLFKIASGASDYDYNWTEVLMKNIGHRMDGISLHYYTVLGWSGSKGSATKFTEDDYYWTMGKCREIEDVMKRHIAIMDKYDPKKQIALMVDEWGTWWDEEPGTVPGHLYQQNTMRDAFVASLTLDIFHKYTDRVKMTNIAQIANVLQSMILTKDDKMVLTPTYHVFEMYNVHQDATFLPADLQCTYKNVRDKRNIPLISSTASRDKEGRIHVSISNVSLDEAAEVTVNLEGVNGKQVSGRILTADKIDDYNTFDNPDKVAPQPFKDVKIEKGSLLVKMPAKSIVVLEIN from the coding sequence ATGAAAAATAGATTTTTTATTGCAGGCTTGATGCTGAGTGCTAATTTAACTCTTTTTGCTCAGCAGCAGGCCGTTGTAACAATCCATACAGATCAGGCGGAACAGATTATCCCGAAGGAAATTTATGGGCAGTTTGCCGAACATTTGGGAACATGTATCTATGGCGGTTTGTGGGTAGGCGAGGATTCTTCTATTCCTAACACAAACGGATACCGCAATGACGTGCTCGAAGCCTTGAAGAAACTGAAAGTGCCTGTATTGCGTTGGCCGGGCGGATGTTTTGCCGATGAATACCATTGGATGGACGGAATCGGTCCTAAGGAAAACCGTCCGAAAATGGTGAATAACAACTGGGGAGGCACGGTAGAAGATAATAGTTTCGGTACACACGAGTTTTTGAATCTTTGCGAAATGCTGGGATGCGAACCGTACATCAGTGGCAATGTCGGTAGTGGGAGTGTGGAAGAAATGGCAAAATGGGTGGAATACATGACTTCCGAGCAAGGAAGCCCGATGGCAAAATTACGGAAGGAAAACGGAAGGGAAAAGCCTTGGAAAGTCAAATATTTTGGCGTAGGAAATGAAAGTTGGGGATGTGGCGGAAGCATGCTCCCGGAATACTATTCAGACTTATACCGCCGTTATTCTACTTACTGCCGTAATTATAACGGCAATGTCTTGTTTAAGATAGCCAGCGGTGCCAGTGATTACGATTATAACTGGACAGAAGTGCTGATGAAGAATATCGGGCATCGGATGGACGGTATTTCGTTGCATTATTATACAGTGCTTGGCTGGAGCGGAAGCAAAGGCTCGGCTACAAAGTTTACGGAAGATGATTATTATTGGACAATGGGTAAGTGCCGTGAAATAGAAGATGTGATGAAACGTCATATCGCTATTATGGACAAATACGACCCGAAGAAACAAATCGCATTAATGGTAGACGAATGGGGTACTTGGTGGGACGAAGAGCCCGGAACGGTTCCCGGACATCTGTATCAGCAAAATACCATGCGCGATGCGTTTGTCGCTTCTTTGACATTGGATATATTCCATAAATATACCGACCGGGTAAAGATGACCAATATCGCTCAGATAGCCAATGTCCTTCAGTCGATGATTCTGACCAAAGACGACAAGATGGTTCTGACTCCGACTTATCATGTCTTTGAAATGTATAATGTACATCAGGACGCTACATTCTTGCCTGCCGATTTGCAATGTACCTATAAAAACGTACGCGACAAACGGAATATTCCTCTGATCAGCAGCACTGCATCGCGCGATAAGGAAGGACGTATTCATGTATCTATCTCGAATGTCAGCCTGGATGAAGCTGCAGAAGTGACCGTAAATTTGGAGGGAGTTAATGGGAAACAAGTTTCCGGACGTATTCTGACTGCTGACAAGATTGACGATTACAATACGTTTGATAATCCGGACAAGGTTGCTCCCCAACCGTTTAAAGACGTGAAAATAGAAAAGGGCAGTCTGTTGGTAAAAATGCCTGCCAAATCAATTGTAGTACTTGAAATAAACTGA